aacatttcggtaaatagctgttgaaaataagattatatttcggtaactacatgtcgaaaatatgttcaaccttcggtaaacaactgacgaacatacattttcgaaaaatagctgttgaaaaaatattatatttcggtaattgtatgctgaaaatgtatttcaattttcagtgACTAACTGtcaagtataattgaaaatttttaacgggctaagaaaaaaaatacgggACTGTGAATAATCGTCCCTTAAAAAATGTGTATTATAGTCTTTCCCATAACGAAACACTTCCTTAAATTGTTATGCCTCTCAATTGTAAAATATTATGTCTCTTAGTGACTTAATTATACCTCTCAATAATTTGATTATGCATTTTAGTAGTTTGATTATACGGGTGCATAAAGCACAGGCAGCATGACcccctcttcttctctttcttcactGTGGAATTTTGTATTGTTGCCGACTTGTCAATGTTTATCTAAGCAGAGTAAGATATTCGTGTTAAGGAactcctcgtcgtcgtcgtcgtcataCATCGTCAATCCATCAAACAATACTCCGTATAAAATAAAAGACCCATAcgattccctctctctctccgatcccAAAATAATAAATACTGTACTAGCTTTAATCCTATTTGTTTCCTCAAAACTCACAACcagcgaagagagagagagatagagaaagcaGAAAGTGCTTTGATTCATGGCGTCGATGAGCTTCTTGAGTAATCAGATCACGGGTAAAAACTCATCATGGGTCGAGTTTGGGACAAGTCGTAGTGGGCGGGTGGGAATTGAGCGATGTGGCGCAGCGAGAGTCGGGCGGTTGAGGGTCTTTGCTTCGGAGGCTCGGACACAGCCCGATCTCAGCGTCACCGTTAACGGGCTCAAGATGCCCAACCCGTTTGTCATCGCGTCGGGTCCTCCCGGGACTAATTACACTGTCATGAAGAAAGCTTTCGATGAAGGTTGGGGCGCTGTCATCTCCAAAACAGTAAGCGTTCTTCCTTTTTAGTAGTTCTAATTTTCGAGCTATCCTTTGCGTTTTCGTTTTGGTTTTTTCAGATACTAAATCGTATTGATATTCCTGCAATTTGATACACCAGGCTTAATATAAGCACATGCCACATGCAGTTAACTAAATTTGGGCCACCCTCATTGTGCGAAATGCCTATGGCAGGGGAGCAGGGTCAGGTCCAGTTTGGGCCCATCCACTTTGGGGACTGAGCTCCTGTCCAGTCGTCCTTCCCCTCCAGTCCGGTCCAGTTTGGGCCCATTTGTGGGCCCTTCCATGCTCACAACAGTGATCGGAACCATTAACTTTTTAAAGCTTGCCGAGAACATTGACCATGTCGAAAGTCATGTTGATCGGATTCGGTTTGATATGTTTTTTTATAGCATTAAGCTTCAGGTAATTGTGTCAAATGGATCCCAATCGAGTGTTGCATACTTTTTTTACAAGCTAatgcatttcgaaatcatattaATCGGGATCTGATTAACGTGTTTTTTGATGTGGTCATGTTCTCGGcgagctctaaaaagtgaacgcGCCCAAACTGGACCGGACTGGAGGAGAGTTCATTTTGGGCCCTTTTCAGGCTCAATACAGTGATCCCAACCATTTATTTTGTAGCTCTTAAAAAAATTTTAGTGTGACGAATGTTGATAGATATGTAAACAAATCCTCTTAGCACaaacaaaaaggaacaataTATGTGTAAATTCATATTTGCCGgccatttttcttgtatttacGTGATTTATTCACTTAGCTATCAAGGTCTGATCAAATTAACTTTTTGCTCTAATGTACATTTCTGCGAGAGCTAAAAAATGAACTACAATGGTCAGGTATCATTGGATGCTGCAAAAGTTGTAAATGTTACCCCTCGATATGCTAGGCTACGAGCAGGAGCAAATGGTTCAGCAAAAGGACAAATTATTGGTTGGGAGAATATTGAACTCATAAGTGATAGGCCTCTTGAAACCATGTTAAAGgaattcaagcaattgaaaGAAGAGTATCCTGATAGGATACTTATTGCTTCTATCATGGAGGAGTATGACAAAGCCGCATGGGAGGAACTTATTGACCGAGTTGAGCAAACTGGAGTTGTAAGCTCGTGCTCTCACTAAGAAAGTTTTTATCAATCGTGTCTGTGGCTAAGTAGTATATACAATGTAATTTTGTTCATCTAACATTTATAGCATTCTTTTTTAGGATGCTATTGAAATCAATTTCTCATGTCCTCATGGTATGCCTGAGCGTAAGATGGGTGCTGCAGTTGGGCAAGATTGTGCTCTTTTGGAGGAAGTTTGTGGATGGATTAATGCGAAGGCCACTGTTCCAGTTTGGGCAAAAATGACTCCAAATATTACAGACATTACGCAGGTTTGCTTGTCATCTTGTTTCCTCTTGTCATGGTTATTTGAGAACTTAATTTACTCTTCTAGAGAAAACTCAAAGATGTTGTGGCATGATTTCTTGTTTCCAGTCACATGGAAGAAGTTACAATATAAAATGTGTTTCATCAGTtttatgtatttgttttcttttttttgaacagcaaaaaaagAATGTTATTGGTCACTTGAAAAGACTACAATGCTTAAAAGGAACAAGAGCACAGTTTATATATTTGTGGTTTGAGctatccaaagtccaaacttGTTTAGGAGTTGAGTTTTTAGAGCTCTCCTTCTCGCTATCTTGTTGAATCCTTGACATGTCTGCCCCATATATTTTATGAAGGGGATGATACTAATTTAGGTTTGTCTATAAGTACTTCTATTAGTACTTTATAAGTGGGGGCCAATAGAAACAGGAACATAAGGTTTTGAGCACTACTTGTCCAAGAAGGTTTAGGTTTTGATGGAGGGGACAATACTAAGTTAGGTTTGTCTATAAGTACATCTATTAGTACTTTATAAGTTTGGGGGCCAATAGAAACAGAGCACAAGGTTTTGAGCACTACTTTTTCAGTTCATGGCCATATGAAAGTTGAACTTATGTTTACTATGATAGCTTAGCTACTTGGCTGAGCATCTAATGTTCTTTGTCTCTCCTTTTTTGTATCCCTCCTTTTCCCCACTTACAATTCTTTTTCCAAGCACAGGCGTGAAGTGTCATAAAACTTTGCTATCAATACCCATGGCTAAGTGAACTCCTTGTTTCCTGGGGTTTAGGCATACCTTTTTCGAACAAGGGGTTTAGACATATTGACCAGCGGAATTTATTCTTTCAACACATAACAGTGAGGAGTgcatttctctcttcttcttctttttgtcacCTTTCTATTTGTATGTGTTAGTTTCTTTTCCTTCAGATAAGTGCATTTTACCATGTTTTTGTCATTTATGAGAAGGAATGTATGGGTTTAGATTCTTATTCTTCTATTTCCATTCTTTGATTTTTATAGCCAGCTAAGGTGGCTCTAAGTTCCGGATGCGAGGGAATATCCGCAATAAACACAATAATGAGTGTTATGGGAATCAATCTCAGTACCTTGCATCCAGAGCCTTGTGTGGAGGGGTTAGCACTTTCACCCGACTATATGAGATTTTATATCGACTTTTATAATTCAGCAAGTTTTACATACAAAAATGATTTCAGATACTCAACTCCTGGGGGCTATTCTGCCAAGGCAGTCCATCCTATTGCACTTGCAAAGGTGATGAATATTGCACAGATGATGAAAGCAGAATATGGAGGTAAGGATTATTCACTCTCTGGCATTGGAGGTGTCGAGACAGGTGGTGATGCTGCTGAATTTATACTTCTTGGATCGAATACTGTTCAGGTTTGACATGATATGATGgcgttttatttctttttaatttatgCAATGTTTTCACGTATTTATAGTTTGTGGCAGGTAAACTTTGGCTGCGTGTAGGCATGTCTTTCATTTCCTCTCATTGGTTTCTTTTTGAAACTCTGCATTGCcaatgtttttcattttaggATGCAGATCAAAATACTGTCATGTTTGTTTTGATATTAGATGTGGTGATGAAGTATGGATCTGTTTTATCACATATTTTCATGCGGTGATGAAGCATGGATCTGTTTTATCACTCATTTTCACAGTCGTCTCTAAACAAATACAAGATGACTTTCATGCTATGGTGGAGCTCCCACTTAGGTTATGTCACACTCCTAGTCCTACTGATCTTAGTCTATTTGCTCCTCTAACCTGAGTTTCCTAAAGTTTCGTCTCAAGGATCTCACATCCAGCATTATACAGACGTCATGGAGGTATGGATATGCTCCATGTTCGATTTTTCAGTCTCATCTTAGAGCTTGCTTAAGGAGATAAATAGTTTTGATTGTAACTCCTTAGCAGCCTTCATATATCTGATCATACATCACAGTTAGGTGCTCAGCCATGGTATGCTCCTATTTCCTGGGTATTGAAAGATAGTAGTTGCCTATCTCAGAGGAAGTATGTGTTAGATATATTGTGTTGATTAGGGAGAGTTACTTTCTAAGCCTGACCAGTATCGTCCCTTGGTTGGTAAGTTGAACTATATTGCCATTACCTGTCAAGTTATCTTGTTTGTTGTTAGTTTGGCAAGtcagtttatgtctgctcctTGTCTTCCACATTGAGAAGCTATTCTTAGGATTGTGAGATATCCCAAGGCTTATTCAAGGTGTGGTTTGCTTTATCAAGCTAGTGGGCACCTGCGTTTACCTTTCTTGGTGATCCACCCCAGGATATTTTACCCGTGATGAAAATCTTGTTACCTGGAAGAGTGAAAAGGAGGCAGTTTTTGCATGATTGAGTACATAGGCAGAGTACAGTGTCGTGGCCCATACTACATGTGAAATCGTGTGGGTGTACTCCAGCACATTACAGTTGATTGTTCTCCTGATCGAGAAAAGCTGGATAGTAGTGTGATAACACTCCCTTTGTCTATTGATGCCCAATTGGCCGAGATATTTACTAAACTGTTGTTCAGGCCACAATAAGAGATATTATGCACCAAGCTGGGACTTTGTGATGTTTATTCTCGAGTTTGAAGGCGAGTGTTAGAAGATATAGCTGTTAGTAAATAAGGAGGGTATTGTTGTCGTGAGTGAATAATGAGGAGGGTATTGTTGTCATTGTATTCAATCACGCTCTTTTATACAAGTATAATCCGTGTATCAGCATTAATTAACTGTTGGTTAACCCGAAACACTTGTACTCCATACATCTGGTGGCATCCCCTTCTTCTGTACAAGGGTGGCATCCCTTTGATGTGTTTTGAATAAAATCTATTACTTATCCAAAAGAAATGCATC
This DNA window, taken from Rhododendron vialii isolate Sample 1 chromosome 8a, ASM3025357v1, encodes the following:
- the LOC131335991 gene encoding dihydropyrimidine dehydrogenase (NADP(+)), chloroplastic, producing MASMSFLSNQITGKNSSWVEFGTSRSGRVGIERCGAARVGRLRVFASEARTQPDLSVTVNGLKMPNPFVIASGPPGTNYTVMKKAFDEGWGAVISKTVSLDAAKVVNVTPRYARLRAGANGSAKGQIIGWENIELISDRPLETMLKEFKQLKEEYPDRILIASIMEEYDKAAWEELIDRVEQTGVDAIEINFSCPHGMPERKMGAAVGQDCALLEEVCGWINAKATVPVWAKMTPNITDITQPAKVALSSGCEGISAINTIMSVMGINLSTLHPEPCVEGYSTPGGYSAKAVHPIALAKVMNIAQMMKAEYGGKDYSLSGIGGVETGGDAAEFILLGSNTVQVCTGVMMHGYGIVKKLCSELQDFMTMHNFSSIEDFRGVSLQYFTTHTDLVRRQQAAIQQRKAIRKGLQSDKDWTGDGFVHETESMVSN